The nucleotide window TTTTGTAATTAAGATCTGTAAAGCGCCGCGGGAATGGAAACTCACCAATTATATTGAAAAAACCGTAGCCGAAATCAGGGAAAAAGTTGGCAATGAGAAGGTGATTCTGGGCCTTTCCGGAGGTGTGGATTCTTCTGTAGCTGCAGTGCTGGTACATAAAGCGATTGGAGACCAGCTTACCTGCATTTTTGTGGATACCGGGCTGCTTCGCAAAGATGAAGGCCGTAAGGTGATGGAGAACTATGGTGAGCATTTCCATATGAAGATTGATATGGTGGATGCTTCTGATCGTTTTCTGAGCAAACTGAAGGGAGTCTCTGATCCTGAAGCAAAACGTAAAATTATTGGCAATGAGTTTGTGGCCGTCTTTGATGAAGAATCTCATAAATTCGAAGGTGCCAGATTCCTGGCGCAGGGTACCATTTACCCCGACGTAATTGAGAGCCAGTCTGTAAAAGGACCTTCTGCCGTAATTAAATCACATCACAATGTTGGCGGATTGCCGGAGGAAATGAAGATGGACCTTCTGGAGCCACTGCGTGAACTTTTTAAAGATGAAGTCCGCAAAGTGGGCGAGGAGCTCGGGATTCCCCATCATTTGGTAATGAGGCATCCGTTTCCGGGCCCCGGCTTAGGAATCAGAATCCTTGGTGAGGTTGACGAGGAGAAAGTGAGGATCCTTCAGGAAGCAGATGACATCTTCATAGAAGAACTCTACAAAAATAACCTGTATGAGAAGGTGTCTCAGGCTTTTGTGGTACTGTTGCCGGTGAAGTCGGTAGGAGTGATGGGCGATGAGCGTACTTATGAATATACCGCTGTAGTTCGTTCCGCTAATACTATTGACTTTATGACTGCCACTTTCAGTAAGTTCCCGTGGGAATTTCTGGAAAACGTATCCAACCGTATTATTAACGAAGTACGCGGAATCAACCGTGTGGCTTACGATATATCCAGCAAACCGCCTGCAACGATTGAGTGGGAATAAAAACTGCAAAATTTATATTATTAAGCCCCGGGGTTACTGCCTCGGGGCCTATCATTTAATCCCGAAGGATCTTATTTTCTGCCGATTCCCTTTTTCTTAAGTCTTTCCTCGGTATACGATCGGGTCACTTTGAGTGTGTCGGCAGATCTGTAAGTGTAAGTCATATTTCTGTTAAAGTTATACCGAATGTAAAAAGGTACTTTCTCGTAGGTATTTCCCAAAAGTACAGCTGCACTGTCACCTTCCCAATACGCATCTTCAATGGTGAATGATGGTCCGAAGTAGGAGAGCTGCCGCACAGTTTTGGATGGCAGATGTACAAGCGAAACCTGCTGGTCTGCTTCAAATCCGGGATTTCCGTTTTCGTCAGTAAACCAGTGGTAACTGTCGAAATCTATATATTTCGATTTGTCCGGACTGTACACCAGGAAGGGTTCATATATCGGATTGAAATCTTCTTCAAAATTAGCTTTCACCGCAGATGGACTGTATTTAAGGTCAGCGCTGTCCAGTAAGGTAAAACTGTCTGCTGAAAAATCGGGATTTTCCGCTTTATAAAACTTGAGCCACCGTTCCAGATTTTCCGGAAGTTTCTTTGCCGTTTTTATTGTAGTTTCGTTATCATGCGGTACTACATCCTTCTGCACAGTTTCTTTTTTATCTGTACAGGAAATGCAAATGAGTATTGCGGTGAGCAGGAGGTGTTTAATTTTCATCATCAATCATCTTTCAGAAATTCGTTGATGGCATTTTCAGCGCATTGCCTGCCATATTCAATCTGCTGTTTAACTTTAAAAAAATCATGCATGCTGCAGGACTCACGCGACAGCTGAATCAAGATGTCTGGCGGAAAAGCGGTAAGTGAATTTCTGGCATTAGCTTCAATGAGAAGACTAAGTGAGTGCGAAAGCACATTTATGCTTGAGCCCAAATCCACAGCTGAATTTTTCGCGCCTTCATATTCGATAAAAGCATTTACATCTACCACAATCAGTAAGTCTTTCTTCTTCCTGCGGGCATACTCTATAGGAATGTTGTTCAGTACACCACCATCAACATAAACATCACCGTCAATTTCCACCGGAGAAAATATAGTCGGTATTGCGACTGAGGCCCGGATGGCGTCGTAAATATCACCCTTATTGATGCATACCGATTTTTTTGCATAAAGTTGGGTTGCAATCGCTGAAAAGCCAATTTCAAGATCTTCAATATTTACAGTTGGGAAAAGTGCCTTCATCTTACGGAATACCCTATTTCCTTTTAGAAGCCCCCGTCGACGTATAGACAGGTCAATCAGATCCAAAGCCTGAAGTTTCCCCATATGGGTTACCCAGGTTTTGAAATCTTCCAGTTTACCCATTGCGTACAAACCACCTATAAGCGCACCCATGGAGGTACCTGCAATGCTGTGAATATGGAACCCTTTTTCTATAAGTACTTCTATGACACCTATATGGCCGAATCCGCGGGCGCCACCCCCCGACAGGACCAGTGAGACCTCGCGGTATGATTTCTTTCTTTTCTTTGAATTAAATAAGGAAAGCAAGTCAGTCAATTCTTTTATTTTTAAAAATACAAAAAATAACATACCACTTGACGCCGATCTAGCTTAAAACACGCTAAAAAATAATTTCAGTAGCTTTGCACCACATTCCACGCGCTGTCTCTGCGCTTTTTAATTTAGAATACCCATGAAAACCACTTTTGCAGATTTTGATCTGTCCGGAAAGTTACTTGATGCTCTGGCAGACCTTAATCTATTTGAACCAACGCCCATTCAGGAAAAAAGCTTTAAAGCCATACTTTCCGGCCGCGATATTATGGGAATTGCCCAGACCGGAACCGGTAAAACCCTGGCTTATCTGCTGCCGGTTCTGCAAATGTGGAAGTACAACAAAACGGGTAATCCAACGGTTCTGATTCTCGTACCTACACGTGAACTCGTAGTTCAGGTTACCGGCGTTCTGGAATCTTTGGCTGCTAATACTACGGCAAGGATCATTGGGATTTATGGCGGGAAAAATATAAACACCCAAAAGCTCCTCTTTAACGACGGCTGCGATATCCTGGTAGGAACTCCGGGTCGTGTAATGGACCTCGCTATAGATAATGCCATTTCCCTGAAGGAAGTGCAGAAACTGGTTATCGATGAGTTTGATGAGATGCTGAGCCTGGGATTCCGTCCTCAGCTTACCCATATCTTCGAGATGATGAAAGCCAAACGGCAGAATATTCTGTTTTCGGCAACGATGACAGAGGCCGTTGATGCTATGCTGGACGAATATTTCGCAAATCCCGTTGAAATTTCATTGGCAAAATCGGGAACACCGCTAGAGAAAATTGCCCAAACCTCCTATTTAGTACGTAATTTTAACACCAAAGTAAACCTGCTTCAGTACCTGCTGGAAGCAGATGCAGAAATGTCCAGGGTATTGGTGTTTACAAACAATAAAAAACACGCGGATCTTCTCTTTACCAAAATTGATGAGCTGTTTCCTGCTGCTTTTGATGTTATTCACTCCAACAAATCTCAAAATTACAGGCTGAAAGCCATGAAGCGTTTTCAGGACGGCGAAATTCGCGGTCTTATTACAACTGATGTAATGGCCAGAGGTCTTGATATTTCAGATATCACTCATGTTATCAATTTTGAGATCCCGGAAATCCCGGAACAGTACATCCACCGTATTGGTCGGACAGGACGTGCCGACAAAGACGGTAAATCCATTTCATTCTTCACCGAAAAAGAAGAACCGCTTGTTTTTGATATAGAGGTTCTGATGGACAGACAGCTTGAAGTACTTCCATTTCCTGAAACTGTGAAGGTAAATCCCACAAAAATAGCGTCCGAACAGGATGAGGTTGTGATGAAAAATGCACATACCGTGAAAATTGTAGAGGGAGGCGGTGCATTTCACGAGAAAAAAGAAAAAAACAGAAAGGAAAACTGGGGTGGTCCGCATAAAAGGAATCCTCCAAAAACGAAGCCCGGCGCGAACCGCGGGCAGGCAAAAGCGAAAAGCAAAGCCCGCCGAAAGAAGTAGGATGTTACTTTAGGTAAACCTAAACTGTGTTTTTTACACGTTAATTCACAGCGTCCGTCCAACTTTTGTCCGTGGTTCCGCATTTCCCGGCGCTGTATAACTCTTATGCCGTTCTTCATTAATTTCCGTATTTTTGCATCTTCCTGTTTTCAATAACGAAAGCGGCATTTATAATGAGCGAAAAGAAAGAATATATAGAAATTTACGGGGCACGGGAACACAACTTAAAGGACATTGATGTCCGCATCCCGCGTAACGAACTTGTAGTGATTACAGGTTTATCCGGCAGCGGAAAATCTTCCCTGGCATTTGATACTATTTTTGCCGAAGGCCAGCGCCGCTACATTGAGACCTTTTCGGCCTATGCCCGGCAGTTCCTGGGTGGACTGGAAAGACCGGATGTGGATAAGATTGAAGGACTGTCTCCGGTGATCGCTATAGAACAGAAAACAACAAATAAAAATCCGCGTTCCACCGTAGGTACGGTAACCGAACTTTATGATTTCCTCCGACTTCTGTTTGCCAGGGTTTCCGACGCCTATTCCCTGACGTCGGGCCGAAAACTGGTAAGTTATACCGAAGAGCAGATCCTGGAAACCATTAAAGAAAATTATCAGGGCGAAAAAATATTGTTATTGGCCCCGGTTGTGCGCTCCCGAAAAGGACACTATCATGAACTGTTTGTACAGATGGCGCGCAAAGGGTACAGTCAGGCACGTATTGACGGTGTCCTGCAGGATCTGGAGTATGACCTGAAACTGGACAGGTACAAAACGCATGATATCGATATTGTAATTGACCGCTGGATCATTGGCGAAAAAGCAACTGAAGGGCGAATGGAGAAATCGCTTCGTACGGCTCTGGATATGGGTGAGGGCGTTATCGGAATCCAGAAACTTGGCGGCAGTGACATTCAGTATTTTTCAAAAAACCTGATGGACGATGATTCCGGGCAATCGCTGGCTTTACCGGAACCTAACACATTTTCATTCAACTCCCCCAAAGGTAGCTGCCCCAACTGTAAGGGACTTGGGGTCATCAATAAGATTAACACGGATTATTTTGTTGAAAATCCTAAGTTGTCAATCGGTCAGGGAGCACTTCTGCCGCTGGAGGATATCAAAAACAATAAATGGGTACTCGCTCAACTGAAGAATATCCTCGAAATTTCAAATCTGTCACTCACCACACCTTTCAGGGATATTCCATCGGAGGTGGTGGATTTTATGTATTTCGGGATGTCCCGCGAAATAAGTAAGGATCTTAAGTATGCAGGAATCTCCAAGAAGATCAAGGTGAATTTTGAAGGTCTGGTGGCATATATTCAGGATATTATCAATGACAAAGAAAGTTATGACGCGGTGTTGCTGGAAAGGCATTTTACAACCGAAGAAATTTGTCCTAAATGTAACGGAACCCGGCTGCAGCCCGAAAGCCTGAGCTTTAAAATAGATGGCAGTCACATTGCCGAAATCAGTGCCCTTTCGCTTTCAGAGTTTAAGGAATGGCTGGCTCAGGTGAAACCGAAATTTTCAAGCAAAAATGCCCTGATCGCCAATGAAATACTGAAGGAAATTGAAACCCGTCTGCAGTTCCTTCTGGATATGGGACTGGACTATCTGAGTCTGAGCCGCAGTTCGCGTACGCTGTCCGGTGGCGAAAGTCAGCGGATCCGCCTGGCTACACAGATCGGTTCACAGTTGGTTAATGTGCTTTACATTCTGGATGAACCCTCTATTGGTCTTCATCAGCGTGATAATGAAAGACTTATTAATTCACTGAAGAACCTGCGGGATATCGGTAATTCCGTTTTGGTAGTTGAACATGACAAAGATATGATCCTGGGAGCAGACCATGTGCTGGATATCGGCCCCCGCGCCGGGAAGTTTGGTGGCGAAGTTTTATGGCAGGGACATCCGGACGATCTGCTGAAAGCCGATACTGTAACCGCGGATTACATGACCGGTAAAAGGCAGATTGAAATTCCTGCTCAAAGGCGGTCAGGCAACGGGAAAAGCATTGTCCTGAAAGGTGCGACAGGAAACAACCTGAAGAATGTAACCCTGGAAATTCCACTGGGAAAACTCGTGGTGGTGACTGGAATTTCCGGTAGTGGAAAATCTTCACTGATCAACGGTACACTGTATCCCATCCTCAATCGTCATTTCTACCGCAGCGTGCAGGAACCTTTGCCTTATAAAAAGATTGAAGGCATCGAACATATAGATAAGATTGTAGATGTAGACCAAACCC belongs to Chryseobacterium sp. and includes:
- a CDS encoding patatin-like phospholipase family protein; the encoded protein is MTDLLSLFNSKKRKKSYREVSLVLSGGGARGFGHIGVIEVLIEKGFHIHSIAGTSMGALIGGLYAMGKLEDFKTWVTHMGKLQALDLIDLSIRRRGLLKGNRVFRKMKALFPTVNIEDLEIGFSAIATQLYAKKSVCINKGDIYDAIRASVAIPTIFSPVEIDGDVYVDGGVLNNIPIEYARRKKKDLLIVVDVNAFIEYEGAKNSAVDLGSSINVLSHSLSLLIEANARNSLTAFPPDILIQLSRESCSMHDFFKVKQQIEYGRQCAENAINEFLKDD
- the uvrA gene encoding excinuclease ABC subunit UvrA; its protein translation is MSEKKEYIEIYGAREHNLKDIDVRIPRNELVVITGLSGSGKSSLAFDTIFAEGQRRYIETFSAYARQFLGGLERPDVDKIEGLSPVIAIEQKTTNKNPRSTVGTVTELYDFLRLLFARVSDAYSLTSGRKLVSYTEEQILETIKENYQGEKILLLAPVVRSRKGHYHELFVQMARKGYSQARIDGVLQDLEYDLKLDRYKTHDIDIVIDRWIIGEKATEGRMEKSLRTALDMGEGVIGIQKLGGSDIQYFSKNLMDDDSGQSLALPEPNTFSFNSPKGSCPNCKGLGVINKINTDYFVENPKLSIGQGALLPLEDIKNNKWVLAQLKNILEISNLSLTTPFRDIPSEVVDFMYFGMSREISKDLKYAGISKKIKVNFEGLVAYIQDIINDKESYDAVLLERHFTTEEICPKCNGTRLQPESLSFKIDGSHIAEISALSLSEFKEWLAQVKPKFSSKNALIANEILKEIETRLQFLLDMGLDYLSLSRSSRTLSGGESQRIRLATQIGSQLVNVLYILDEPSIGLHQRDNERLINSLKNLRDIGNSVLVVEHDKDMILGADHVLDIGPRAGKFGGEVLWQGHPDDLLKADTVTADYMTGKRQIEIPAQRRSGNGKSIVLKGATGNNLKNVTLEIPLGKLVVVTGISGSGKSSLINGTLYPILNRHFYRSVQEPLPYKKIEGIEHIDKIVDVDQTPIGRTPRSNPATYTGMFTDIRNLFSELPESKIRGYKPGRFSFNVKGGRCETCQGGGLKVIEMNFLPDVYVHCETCNGKRFNRETLEVRYKGKSISDVLEMTIDEAVDFFAPIPRIFSKVKTLQDVGLGYITLGQQSTTVSGGEAQRIKLATELAKRQTGNTLYILDEPTTGLHFEDVKVLMDAINRLVDLGNSFIIIEHNMDVIKLADHMIDIGPEGGKHGGKIVAKGTPEEVIKNSKSLTGKFLRKELN
- the guaA gene encoding glutamine-hydrolyzing GMP synthase; translation: MKNGIVILDFGSQYNQLIARRIREMEVYSEVIPYNTPLEEILAKEPAGIVLSGGPSSVNAENAHLIDKALFDQNIPILGICYGMQLTTHLLGGKVKKGVKGEYGKAKLQIDKSNELLAGVSRFSTVWMSHFDEVQTVPPGFNVNATTDVISAISNEDKKIYCVQFHPEVSHTEEGTRMIENFVIKICKAPREWKLTNYIEKTVAEIREKVGNEKVILGLSGGVDSSVAAVLVHKAIGDQLTCIFVDTGLLRKDEGRKVMENYGEHFHMKIDMVDASDRFLSKLKGVSDPEAKRKIIGNEFVAVFDEESHKFEGARFLAQGTIYPDVIESQSVKGPSAVIKSHHNVGGLPEEMKMDLLEPLRELFKDEVRKVGEELGIPHHLVMRHPFPGPGLGIRILGEVDEEKVRILQEADDIFIEELYKNNLYEKVSQAFVVLLPVKSVGVMGDERTYEYTAVVRSANTIDFMTATFSKFPWEFLENVSNRIINEVRGINRVAYDISSKPPATIEWE
- a CDS encoding DEAD/DEAH box helicase, with the translated sequence MKTTFADFDLSGKLLDALADLNLFEPTPIQEKSFKAILSGRDIMGIAQTGTGKTLAYLLPVLQMWKYNKTGNPTVLILVPTRELVVQVTGVLESLAANTTARIIGIYGGKNINTQKLLFNDGCDILVGTPGRVMDLAIDNAISLKEVQKLVIDEFDEMLSLGFRPQLTHIFEMMKAKRQNILFSATMTEAVDAMLDEYFANPVEISLAKSGTPLEKIAQTSYLVRNFNTKVNLLQYLLEADAEMSRVLVFTNNKKHADLLFTKIDELFPAAFDVIHSNKSQNYRLKAMKRFQDGEIRGLITTDVMARGLDISDITHVINFEIPEIPEQYIHRIGRTGRADKDGKSISFFTEKEEPLVFDIEVLMDRQLEVLPFPETVKVNPTKIASEQDEVVMKNAHTVKIVEGGGAFHEKKEKNRKENWGGPHKRNPPKTKPGANRGQAKAKSKARRKK